A window of the Echeneis naucrates chromosome 3, fEcheNa1.1, whole genome shotgun sequence genome harbors these coding sequences:
- the LOC115041563 gene encoding homeobox-containing protein 1-like isoform X1, producing the protein MFQQCEEPRFTIEQIDLLQRLRRTGITQAEVLHALDTLDHLDRQHGHKLTHKPSYMPPSSSLSSSSTVTASSSMTSTATQTNFPDNQLSLSPNFDATSLPLPVPVASPVVMAAVAQNGLVAVANGKLSPPRFPLAVVSGGVTTPGYGFETSEEDIDVDEKVEDLMRRDSALIKEEIKSFLANRRISQAVVAQVTGISQSRISHWLLQQGSDLSEQKKRAFFRWYQLEKSNPGATLAMRAAPLALEDMMDWQQAPPTFGTAPGGFRLRRGSRFTWRKECLAVMESYFSDNQYPDEAKREEIATACNAVIQKPGKKLSDLERVTSLKVYNWFANRRKDIKRRANIEAAILESHGIEVQSPGGQSNSDEVDGNDFPDQGCDVSLFDKRASARQFGFSRADLSSPTQVPTLLPSWFSALGRGGLSGQRGASLIGRSLVTGAGPQAEGSRLTGVSWSPPSPSLQDEPTIHSVLSEPQDPIGLEKEAANHGDQALGNQVEGAACSLGNDIKTETLEDD; encoded by the exons ATGTTCCAGCAGTGTGAGGAGCCTCGTTTCACCATCGAGCAGATTGACCTCCTCCAGAGGTTACGGAGGACGGGGATCACCCAGGCCGAGGTCCTCCACGCCTTGGACACTCTGGACCACCTGGACCGGCAACATGGACACAAGCTGACCCACAAACCCTCCTACATGCCTCCATCATCGTCCTTGTCCTCTTCCAGCACCGTCACCGCCTCGTCCTCCATGACGTCCACTGCCACTCAGACCAACTTTCCGGACAACCAGCTCTCACTGTCGCCTAACTTCGACGCCACCTCCCTGCCTCTGCCGGTTCCAGTCGCCTCGCCTGTTGTCATGGCAGCCGTAGCCCAGAACGGTCTGGTTGCTGTTGCCAACGGGAAGCTTTCACCGCCCCGCTTTCCTCTTGCCGTGGTTAGTGGCGGTGTGACGACGCCAGGCTACGGGTTTGAGACCAGCGAGGAGGACATAGATGTCGATGAGAAGGTGGAGGACCTGATGAG GAGAGACAGCGCTTTGATCAAAGAGGAGATTAAGTCCTTTCTGGCAAACAGGCGGATTTCCCAGGCTGTGGTCGCTCAGGTAACAG GGATCAGTCAGAGTCGGATCTCCCACTGGCTCCTACAACAGGGATCAGATCTCAGCGAACAGAAGAAGCGAGCCTTCTTCCGCTGGTATCAGCTGGAAAAGTCCAACCCag GTGCTACTCTGGCCATGCGAGCTGCCCCTCTGGCTCTGGAGGACATGATGGACTGGCAACAAGCTCCGCCCACCTTTGGCACCGCCCCCGGGGGCTTCCGTCTGCGGCGGGGGAGCAGATTCACCTGGAGGAAGGAGTGTTTGGCTGTTATGGAGAG ctacTTCAGTGATAACCAGTACCCTGATGAAGCGAAGAGAGAGGAGATCGCCACTGCCTGCAACGCTGTCATTCAAAAACCGG gaAAGAAGCTGTCTGATTTGGAACGGGTCACATCTCTGAAGGTCTACAACTGGTTTGCCAACCGCCGCAAAGACATTAAGAGGCGTGCCAACATTG aagCAGCCATCTTGGAGAGTCATGGCATCGAGGTCCAGAGCCCAGGAGGTCAGTCCAACAGTGACGAGGTGGATGGGAACGACTTCCCCGACCAG GGATGTGACGTGTCTTTGTTTGACAAGAGAGCTTCAGCCAGGCAGTTTGGTTTCAGTCGAGCGGACCTCTCCTCTCCAACCCAG GTTCCAACGCTGCTGCCTAGCTGGTTTTCGGCTCTGGGCAGAGGAGGCCTGTCCGGACAGAGGGGCGCCTCTCTGATCGGCCGCTCCCTGGTGACAGGGGCGGGTCCTCAGGCAGAAGGCTCCAGACTGACAGGCGTGTCCTGGTCTCCGCCGTCGCCCTCCCTCCAGGATGAACCCACCATTCACAGCGTGCTGTCCGAGCCCCAGGACCCAATCGGGTTGGAGAAGGAGGCGGCCAACCACGGTGACCAAGCCCTCGGCAATCAGGTGGAAGGGGCCGCGTGCAGTTTGGGGAACGACATCAAGACGGAAACGCTGGAAGACGACTGA
- the LOC115041563 gene encoding homeobox-containing protein 1-like isoform X3, whose protein sequence is MFQQCEEPRFTIEQIDLLQRLRRTGITQAEVLHALDTLDHLDRQHGHKLTHKPSYMPPSSSLSSSSTVTASSSMTSTATQTNFPDNQLSLSPNFDATSLPLPVPVASPVVMAAVAQNGLVAVANGKLSPPRFPLAVVSGGVTTPGYGFETSEEDIDVDEKVEDLMRRDSALIKEEIKSFLANRRISQAVVAQVTGISQSRISHWLLQQGSDLSEQKKRAFFRWYQLEKSNPGATLAMRAAPLALEDMMDWQQAPPTFGTAPGGFRLRRGSRFTWRKECLAVMESYFSDNQYPDEAKREEIATACNAVIQKPGKKLSDLERVTSLKVYNWFANRRKDIKRRANIAILESHGIEVQSPGGQSNSDEVDGNDFPDQGCDVSLFDKRASARQFGFSRADLSSPTQVPTLLPSWFSALGRGGLSGQRGASLIGRSLVTGAGPQAEGSRLTGVSWSPPSPSLQDEPTIHSVLSEPQDPIGLEKEAANHGDQALGNQVEGAACSLGNDIKTETLEDD, encoded by the exons ATGTTCCAGCAGTGTGAGGAGCCTCGTTTCACCATCGAGCAGATTGACCTCCTCCAGAGGTTACGGAGGACGGGGATCACCCAGGCCGAGGTCCTCCACGCCTTGGACACTCTGGACCACCTGGACCGGCAACATGGACACAAGCTGACCCACAAACCCTCCTACATGCCTCCATCATCGTCCTTGTCCTCTTCCAGCACCGTCACCGCCTCGTCCTCCATGACGTCCACTGCCACTCAGACCAACTTTCCGGACAACCAGCTCTCACTGTCGCCTAACTTCGACGCCACCTCCCTGCCTCTGCCGGTTCCAGTCGCCTCGCCTGTTGTCATGGCAGCCGTAGCCCAGAACGGTCTGGTTGCTGTTGCCAACGGGAAGCTTTCACCGCCCCGCTTTCCTCTTGCCGTGGTTAGTGGCGGTGTGACGACGCCAGGCTACGGGTTTGAGACCAGCGAGGAGGACATAGATGTCGATGAGAAGGTGGAGGACCTGATGAG GAGAGACAGCGCTTTGATCAAAGAGGAGATTAAGTCCTTTCTGGCAAACAGGCGGATTTCCCAGGCTGTGGTCGCTCAGGTAACAG GGATCAGTCAGAGTCGGATCTCCCACTGGCTCCTACAACAGGGATCAGATCTCAGCGAACAGAAGAAGCGAGCCTTCTTCCGCTGGTATCAGCTGGAAAAGTCCAACCCag GTGCTACTCTGGCCATGCGAGCTGCCCCTCTGGCTCTGGAGGACATGATGGACTGGCAACAAGCTCCGCCCACCTTTGGCACCGCCCCCGGGGGCTTCCGTCTGCGGCGGGGGAGCAGATTCACCTGGAGGAAGGAGTGTTTGGCTGTTATGGAGAG ctacTTCAGTGATAACCAGTACCCTGATGAAGCGAAGAGAGAGGAGATCGCCACTGCCTGCAACGCTGTCATTCAAAAACCGG gaAAGAAGCTGTCTGATTTGGAACGGGTCACATCTCTGAAGGTCTACAACTGGTTTGCCAACCGCCGCAAAGACATTAAGAGGCGTGCCAACATTG CCATCTTGGAGAGTCATGGCATCGAGGTCCAGAGCCCAGGAGGTCAGTCCAACAGTGACGAGGTGGATGGGAACGACTTCCCCGACCAG GGATGTGACGTGTCTTTGTTTGACAAGAGAGCTTCAGCCAGGCAGTTTGGTTTCAGTCGAGCGGACCTCTCCTCTCCAACCCAG GTTCCAACGCTGCTGCCTAGCTGGTTTTCGGCTCTGGGCAGAGGAGGCCTGTCCGGACAGAGGGGCGCCTCTCTGATCGGCCGCTCCCTGGTGACAGGGGCGGGTCCTCAGGCAGAAGGCTCCAGACTGACAGGCGTGTCCTGGTCTCCGCCGTCGCCCTCCCTCCAGGATGAACCCACCATTCACAGCGTGCTGTCCGAGCCCCAGGACCCAATCGGGTTGGAGAAGGAGGCGGCCAACCACGGTGACCAAGCCCTCGGCAATCAGGTGGAAGGGGCCGCGTGCAGTTTGGGGAACGACATCAAGACGGAAACGCTGGAAGACGACTGA
- the LOC115041563 gene encoding homeobox-containing protein 1-like isoform X2 yields MFQQCEEPRFTIEQIDLLQRLRRTGITQAEVLHALDTLDHLDRQHGHKLTHKPSYMPPSSSLSSSSTVTASSSMTSTATQTNFPDNQLSLSPNFDATSLPLPVPVASPVVMAAVAQNGLVAVANGKLSPPRFPLAVVSGGVTTPGYGFETSEEDIDVDEKVEDLMRRDSALIKEEIKSFLANRRISQAVVAQVTGISQSRISHWLLQQGSDLSEQKKRAFFRWYQLEKSNPGATLAMRAAPLALEDMMDWQQAPPTFGTAPGGFRLRRGSRFTWRKECLAVMESYFSDNQYPDEAKREEIATACNAVIQKPGKKLSDLERVTSLKVYNWFANRRKDIKRRANIAAILESHGIEVQSPGGQSNSDEVDGNDFPDQGCDVSLFDKRASARQFGFSRADLSSPTQVPTLLPSWFSALGRGGLSGQRGASLIGRSLVTGAGPQAEGSRLTGVSWSPPSPSLQDEPTIHSVLSEPQDPIGLEKEAANHGDQALGNQVEGAACSLGNDIKTETLEDD; encoded by the exons ATGTTCCAGCAGTGTGAGGAGCCTCGTTTCACCATCGAGCAGATTGACCTCCTCCAGAGGTTACGGAGGACGGGGATCACCCAGGCCGAGGTCCTCCACGCCTTGGACACTCTGGACCACCTGGACCGGCAACATGGACACAAGCTGACCCACAAACCCTCCTACATGCCTCCATCATCGTCCTTGTCCTCTTCCAGCACCGTCACCGCCTCGTCCTCCATGACGTCCACTGCCACTCAGACCAACTTTCCGGACAACCAGCTCTCACTGTCGCCTAACTTCGACGCCACCTCCCTGCCTCTGCCGGTTCCAGTCGCCTCGCCTGTTGTCATGGCAGCCGTAGCCCAGAACGGTCTGGTTGCTGTTGCCAACGGGAAGCTTTCACCGCCCCGCTTTCCTCTTGCCGTGGTTAGTGGCGGTGTGACGACGCCAGGCTACGGGTTTGAGACCAGCGAGGAGGACATAGATGTCGATGAGAAGGTGGAGGACCTGATGAG GAGAGACAGCGCTTTGATCAAAGAGGAGATTAAGTCCTTTCTGGCAAACAGGCGGATTTCCCAGGCTGTGGTCGCTCAGGTAACAG GGATCAGTCAGAGTCGGATCTCCCACTGGCTCCTACAACAGGGATCAGATCTCAGCGAACAGAAGAAGCGAGCCTTCTTCCGCTGGTATCAGCTGGAAAAGTCCAACCCag GTGCTACTCTGGCCATGCGAGCTGCCCCTCTGGCTCTGGAGGACATGATGGACTGGCAACAAGCTCCGCCCACCTTTGGCACCGCCCCCGGGGGCTTCCGTCTGCGGCGGGGGAGCAGATTCACCTGGAGGAAGGAGTGTTTGGCTGTTATGGAGAG ctacTTCAGTGATAACCAGTACCCTGATGAAGCGAAGAGAGAGGAGATCGCCACTGCCTGCAACGCTGTCATTCAAAAACCGG gaAAGAAGCTGTCTGATTTGGAACGGGTCACATCTCTGAAGGTCTACAACTGGTTTGCCAACCGCCGCAAAGACATTAAGAGGCGTGCCAACATTG CAGCCATCTTGGAGAGTCATGGCATCGAGGTCCAGAGCCCAGGAGGTCAGTCCAACAGTGACGAGGTGGATGGGAACGACTTCCCCGACCAG GGATGTGACGTGTCTTTGTTTGACAAGAGAGCTTCAGCCAGGCAGTTTGGTTTCAGTCGAGCGGACCTCTCCTCTCCAACCCAG GTTCCAACGCTGCTGCCTAGCTGGTTTTCGGCTCTGGGCAGAGGAGGCCTGTCCGGACAGAGGGGCGCCTCTCTGATCGGCCGCTCCCTGGTGACAGGGGCGGGTCCTCAGGCAGAAGGCTCCAGACTGACAGGCGTGTCCTGGTCTCCGCCGTCGCCCTCCCTCCAGGATGAACCCACCATTCACAGCGTGCTGTCCGAGCCCCAGGACCCAATCGGGTTGGAGAAGGAGGCGGCCAACCACGGTGACCAAGCCCTCGGCAATCAGGTGGAAGGGGCCGCGTGCAGTTTGGGGAACGACATCAAGACGGAAACGCTGGAAGACGACTGA